DNA from Stenotrophomonas acidaminiphila:
TCGCCTTCTACGGCTTCGATGCGATCTCCACCGCCGCCGAGGAAACCAAGAACCCCAGGCGCGACCTGTCGATCGGCATCATCGGCTCGATGGTCGGCTGCACCCTGATCTACCTGCTGGTGGCGCTGGCCGCGGTCGGCGCCATGAGCTACACGGTGTTCGGCAAGAGCGCCGAGCCGCTGGCGCTGATCATGCGCGAACTGGGCCACGGCACCGCCGCGCTGGTGATCGGCGTGGTCGCGATCATCGCCCTGCCCACCGTGCTGCTGGCGTTCTTCTACGGCCAGAGCCGCATCTTCTTCGTGATGTCGCGCGATGGCCTGCTGCCGCGCGGGCTGTCGCTGGTGAACCCGCGCACCGGCACCCCGGTGACCATCACCGTGTTCACCGCGGTGCTGGTGGCCGCGCTGGCCGGGGTGGCGCGGCTGGACGAGATCGCCGCGCTGGCCAATGCCGGCACCCTGGCCGCGTTCACCGCGGTCGGCCTGTGCCTGCTGGTGCTGCGCCGGCGCGAACCCGGCCGCGCGCGTACCTTCCGCACGCCGCTGGCGTGGGTGGTCGGCCCGATCGCGATCCTGGGCTGCATCTACCTGTTCTTCAGCCTGCCCACCCGCACCCAGCTGTGGTTCGCGCTGTGGAACGTGTTCGGTCTGGTGGTCTACGTGCTCTACAGCCGCCGCAATGCGGTGCTCGGCAAGCAGCCGGGCTGACCCCGGCGGCGACCCCGCCACGCGGCGGGGCAACGTGCGTTGACCCACGCGGGCAACGCGCGCACGCGGCGACCGCCGCGGCTTCGTGCCCGGGTACGCAGCGCAGCGCGGCCCCATCCCAGGGAAACGGCGGCGGCCAATCACGGCCGCGGACAGAGCGGCCGACCCGGGAACCGGCGCCTTCGCTGCCGTGGCAGCGAAGGCGCCGGGCATGCGGCGCTCGTTGTCGCCGTCGCGCGGCCAGCGCGGCCACGCGACGCAGCGGTGGCAATGGCGCCCGGTTACTTCGCGGCGTTCTTCGCCGCGTAGTCCTGCGCCTGGCGCATCACCCGCAGCACGTTGCCGCTCCAGATATTGGCGATCTGCGCATCGCTCAGGCCGCGGCGCTGCAGCCAGGCGGTGATCTTGGGCAGGTCGGTGACGTCGCGCATGCCCGGCAGGCCGCCACCGCCGTCCCAATCCATGCCGATGCCGACGTGGTCGGGGCCGACGACATCGAGCAGGTGGGCGAAATGGACGAAGAAGTCGTCCAGCGTCGCCCGCCGCCGCGGCAGGCGCTGGTCCAGCTCGGCCATCCCCCGCGCCAGCGCCACGCCCTGCTCGATCGGCATGCCATCCCAGCCGCCGAGCCGCTTTTCGAGGTCTTCCTCGGCCTGCTTGCGCTCCGGGCTGGGGGTCTCGTCGAGCAGGTAGCCGCCGTAGGCGTTGACCTGGATCACCCCGCCCTTGGCGGCGAGCTGGCGCAGGCGCGCGTCGTCCAGGTTGCGCGGATGGTCGAACACCGCCTTGGCGGCGCTGTGCGAGAGGATGAACGGCACCGGCAGCATCGCCGCCAGGTCATCGAACACCGCGTCGGACGCATGCGACTGGTCGATCACGATGCCCAGCCGCACCGCCTCGTGCACCAGCGCCTTGCCGGCCGGGCTCAGGCCCTTCCACTCCGCGCCCTTGGGGTCGGTGGCCGAATCGGCGAACTCGTTGTTGGCGAAGTGCACGGTGGACAGCAGGCGCAACCCGGCCTTGTGGTAGAAGCCCAGCAGCGACGGGTCGGCCACCAGCGGGCTGCCGTTCTCCATGCTGATGTAGACCACGCGCTTGCCGGCGGCCTTGATCCGCGCGGCATCGTCGGCGGTGAGCGCCAGCTGGAAGCGGTCCGGGTGCGCGGCCAGCATTTCGCGGATCTCGATCAGCCGCATCAGGCCGTGGTCGCGCTCGGCCAGGTGCGCGGCGGGGCTGCGGTCGCCCTGGTCGGTGTAGATCGCCCAGAAGCCGCCGTCGAGCGCGCCGTCGAGCATGCGCGGGTAATCCACCTGCGACAGCGCGTTGTGGTCGTGGCGGTGCAGGATGTCGAAGCCGGGCCGGGCCAGGTTGGCCGGGGTATCCAGGTGGCTGTCCAGGGTCAGCAGGCGCTGCTGCAGGGCCTTGGCACGGGCCAGTTCGGCCTGGGTGAATTCGACCGCCTGGGCGGACAACGGGGCGCCCAGCGCCAGGGCGAGCAGCAGGGACAGACGACGCAGCGACATGCGGGCCTCGGCTTCGGGGAAAGGCCACGACCATACCGCAGGAGTGGCTGCAGGAGCGACGCCGGGTGGCTTCGAACCATCTGTCGCGACCGCGGCCTCAGCAAAGCAGCCGGGCAGCATCTGGAGGAAAGCCCCCTGAGTCAGGGGGCGGCCGCGAAGCGGCGGGGGTATGGGAGAAAACGGCACGGGCCCCGCGGTTTGCTACGCAGACTGCGGGGCGCCAGCGCCAAGGCGCTGGCGTGTGCCGGCCAACGGCCGGCACTACCCCGCTCAGTCCACCACGCGGCAGAACACCGCCTTGAGGTAGCGCGATTCCTGCACGTGCGCCATGAACGGGTGGTCCGGGCCGGCGCCGGCCACCTTCAGGATCTGCAGGGTGCGGCCGGCGTAGAACGCGGCGCGGCGCAGCATGTCCAGGAACTGCTCCTCGGACACCAGGCCGGTGCAGGAGAAGGTGGCGAACAGGCCGCCGGGCTTAACCACGCCCAGCGCCAGCTTGTTCATGTCCAGGTACTTCTTCAGCGCGTTGATCACCTGGTCGCGGTCGCGGGTCATCTTGGCCGGATCCAGGATCACCACGTCGTACTGTTCGCCGCGGTTGGCGGCATCGCGCAGCCACGGGAAGATGTCGGCCTGCACGAACTTCGGCTTGGCGTTGTTGAGCCGGGCGTTGCCCTTGGCGATCTGGATCACGTCCTGGTCGATGTCCACGCCCAGCACCTCGCTGGCGCCGCGCGCGGCCGCGTACACGGCGAAGCCGCCGGTGTTGCAGCACAGGTCCAGCACGCTCCTGCCTTCGACCTGCTGGCTCAGCCACTGCCGGTTCTCGCGCTGGTCGGCGAAAAAGCCGGTCTTGTGCGCGCCGGCCGGGTCAGCACGGAACTTGATGCCGTACTCGGTGATGACCGCCGGTTCGGTGGTGGTGTTGCCGTGGAAGTCGAAGCTCTCCTGCTTCTGCACGTGTTCATCGGCGAAGCTGTGGAAGCGGCAGCCCGGGAACTGCACGCGCAGCGCCTCGTAGATCCATTCGCGGTGGCGGAACATGCCGGCGGCGAAGAACTCGACCACGATCAGGTCGTCGTAGCGGTCCACCACCAGCCCGGACAGGCCGTCGCCCTCGCTGTGCACCACGCGCCACGCGTTGGACACCTGGTCCAGCTTGAGCACGTCACGACGCAGCGACACCGCGTCGGCGATCCTGGCGGCGAACCAGGCCTGGTCCACGTCCACGTCGCGGCGGGTTTCCAGGATGCGCACGGCAATGCGCGAGTGGCCGTTGTAGAAGCCGCGGCCGATCCACTCCCCATCCACCCCGACCACGTCGACGATGGTGCCGGGCTTGGGCTTGGCGACGGGCTTTTCGACCAGCTTCTGGAAAATCCACGGGTGGCTGGAGCGCCACGCGTTCTTCAGGCGTACGACGGGAAGGGGGGTATTCATGGGCGCCATTGTAACGGGCGCCGGGCCGCCGCCGCGGCGCATTCATTGACGGCAAAGCGTCAAGCCGGCACTATCGGCGGCTGAAGGGGAGTAGCTCCCAGACGTTGTCGCCGTCAGTTCGAGCCGCAAGGCTCCGGTGCAACGGCAGTCCCGGCCCCGGGGCTGTGAGCAAGACCTTCGCCGCATAGGCGAAGCTCTGTCCCCGGTCTCCCCGATTCCGTGTCCAGTTCTTGGCCCCTGCGGTTCCCAGAACCTCCACATGACCGGAACTCCCATGATCCAGACAATCGGTAATCCCTGGCTTTGGGGCGGCTTCGTCGCCGTCGTCATCGCCGCCCTGTTGATCGACCTGGTGCTGATGCGCCACGGCGGCCCGCACAAGGTGACCTTCAAGGAAGCCCTGCTGTGGTCGATCGGCTGGGTCGCCCTGGCCCTGGCCTTCAACGCCGGCCTCTGGTACTACCTGAACGAGACCGCCGGTACCGCGGTGGCCAATGAAATCGGCCTGCAGTTCCTGACCGGCTACCTGATCGAAAAGGCGCTGGCGGTCGACAACATCTTCGTCTTCCTGCTGATCATGGGCTACTTCGCGGTGCCCGAGACGGCGCGGCAGCGCGTGCTGATCATCGGCATCCTGGGTGCCATTGCGCTGCGTACGGTGATGATCTTCGCCGGCACCGTGCTGGTCAGCCAGTTCCATTGGCTGCTCTACGTGTTCGGCGCGTTCCTGCTGTTCACCGGCTGGAAGATGTGGTTCGCCGCCGGCCAGGAACCGAGCCTGGACGACAACCCCGCGCTGAAGTTCATGCGCCGGCACCTGCGCATCACCCATGAGTACAACGGCAACCGCCTGATGGCCGAGAAGAACGGCGTGCGCTGGTTCACCCCGATGTTCGTGGTGCTGGTGCTGATCGCGGTCACCGACGTGATCTTCGCGGTGGATTCGATCCCTGCGATCTTCGCCATCACCACCGACCCGTTCATCGTGCTGACCTCCAACGTGTTCGCGGTGCTGGGCCTGCGCGCGATGTTCTTCCTGCTGGCCGGCATGGCCGACCGCTTCCACCTGCTGCCGTACGGCCTGGCGGTGATCCTGGGCTTCATCGGCGCCAAGATGCTGCTGATCGACCTGTACAAGATCCCGGTGCCGGTGTCGCTGGGCGTGGTCGCCGCGATCCTGGTGGTGACGATGGTGCTGAGCCTGAAGCTGCCGCCCAAGGGCGGGCACAAGGCCTGACCCGGAACCGGCATACGCCACGATTGTCCCGCCGGTGGTACGCCGGCGTCCCGATGCGGCGCCCTTGCATTCACTGCAGGGCGCCGCAATCCCGAAAGCCATGGACACTTCCAACACGCCAGACACCGGCCAGACCTCGGCCACCGACCGCAGCAGCGACCGCCGTCGCGTGCTGCGCGCCTTCAACCTGAGCCTGGGTTTCGTGCTGCTGCTGGTGGCGATGTTCGCGCTGCAGCAGACCGGCTGGGACTGGCGGCCCTGGGCGGTGGGCCCGCACGACACCGCTGGCCTGTTGGGGCTGCTCGGCGCGCCGCTGCTGCACGGTTCCATCGAACACCTGGCCGCCAACGCGGCCGCGCTGCTGATCCTGGGAACCCTGGCCGGCGCCGTCTACCCGAAGGCGACGCTGCGCGCGCTGCCACTGCTGTGGCTGGGCTCGGGCGTCGGCGCGTGGATGCTGGGCGAGCCCGGCAGCCACCACCTGGGCGCCAGCGGCATCACCCATGGCCTGATGTTCCTGGTGCTGGGCTTGGGCCTGCTGCGCCGCGACCGCGCCGCGATCGCCGCCGGCATGATCGGCGTGCTGTTCTACGGGGGCATGGTGATGACCGTGCTGCCGCACGAGCCCGGCGTGTCGTGGCAGTCGCACATGGGTGGCGCGGCCGCAGGCGTGATCGCCGCCCTGCTGTTCCGCCATGCCGACCCGCTGGCACCGCGCAAGCGCTACAGCTGGGAGGACGAGGACGAACAGGACGACGCCGATGCGCCGCTGGCCGATGCCGAGCTGGAGCCGCCGTCGCCCG
Protein-coding regions in this window:
- a CDS encoding peptidase M19; this encodes MSLRRLSLLLALALGAPLSAQAVEFTQAELARAKALQQRLLTLDSHLDTPANLARPGFDILHRHDHNALSQVDYPRMLDGALDGGFWAIYTDQGDRSPAAHLAERDHGLMRLIEIREMLAAHPDRFQLALTADDAARIKAAGKRVVYISMENGSPLVADPSLLGFYHKAGLRLLSTVHFANNEFADSATDPKGAEWKGLSPAGKALVHEAVRLGIVIDQSHASDAVFDDLAAMLPVPFILSHSAAKAVFDHPRNLDDARLRQLAAKGGVIQVNAYGGYLLDETPSPERKQAEEDLEKRLGGWDGMPIEQGVALARGMAELDQRLPRRRATLDDFFVHFAHLLDVVGPDHVGIGMDWDGGGGLPGMRDVTDLPKITAWLQRRGLSDAQIANIWSGNVLRVMRQAQDYAAKNAAK
- a CDS encoding rRNA large subunit methyltransferase I, producing MNTPLPVVRLKNAWRSSHPWIFQKLVEKPVAKPKPGTIVDVVGVDGEWIGRGFYNGHSRIAVRILETRRDVDVDQAWFAARIADAVSLRRDVLKLDQVSNAWRVVHSEGDGLSGLVVDRYDDLIVVEFFAAGMFRHREWIYEALRVQFPGCRFHSFADEHVQKQESFDFHGNTTTEPAVITEYGIKFRADPAGAHKTGFFADQRENRQWLSQQVEGRSVLDLCCNTGGFAVYAAARGASEVLGVDIDQDVIQIAKGNARLNNAKPKFVQADIFPWLRDAANRGEQYDVVILDPAKMTRDRDQVINALKKYLDMNKLALGVVKPGGLFATFSCTGLVSEEQFLDMLRRAAFYAGRTLQILKVAGAGPDHPFMAHVQESRYLKAVFCRVVD
- a CDS encoding rhomboid family intramembrane serine protease; its protein translation is MDTSNTPDTGQTSATDRSSDRRRVLRAFNLSLGFVLLLVAMFALQQTGWDWRPWAVGPHDTAGLLGLLGAPLLHGSIEHLAANAAALLILGTLAGAVYPKATLRALPLLWLGSGVGAWMLGEPGSHHLGASGITHGLMFLVLGLGLLRRDRAAIAAGMIGVLFYGGMVMTVLPHEPGVSWQSHMGGAAAGVIAALLFRHADPLAPRKRYSWEDEDEQDDADAPLADAELEPPSPGQVPVLWQPREGRDYEVVVQLRPRPRRDPS